The Ornithodoros turicata isolate Travis chromosome 7, ASM3712646v1, whole genome shotgun sequence genome includes a region encoding these proteins:
- the LOC135399653 gene encoding mucin-2-like isoform X3: protein MPRNSLELHMQDRGATAQTVFTSSWDAHMNTSLMTKFNDNITTRAIPPPITSSVPRSSSASDMSLGLTTTGGPDHSTRSAKVSEASPSSRKSFASTSASAVLTTPRFPQTSMTRASLSPAKPTDHTTSGRGRIAEPENRTDEPERPAVSPADGKQVNRGLSVSEGPLTTKAHGNLSSARDDNKNSTDATPAEKIIETAHGASSVNLTATFNGSGDPLPTTRPPAALLGKGDTEDNRQATLTTSAINVTEPVHKSRSANTTEDRPVAMVSVAMTDIGTGIAVDLSPTATPVKSEEANPDEKKLTRQAAKDVTSASEILPARTVFHTDGSPIIAEAAMSTGL, encoded by the exons CGCAAACTGTTTTTACTTCTTCGTGGGACGCTCACATGAACACAAGTTTAATGACAAAGTTTAACGACAACATAACGACTCGGGCGATCCCACCTCCAATCACCTCCAGCGTGCCACGATCCAGCAGTGCTTCGGATATGTCGTTAGGATTGACGACGACGGGAGGACCAGATCACTCGACAAGATCCGCGAAAGTTTCCGAAGCCTCGCCTTCGTCCAGAAAATCTTTTGCGTCCACCTCTGCCTCTGCTGTACTGACAACGCCTCGGTTTCCTCAAACGAGCATGACAAGGGCAAGCCTTTCCCCGGCGAAACCAACGGACCATACTACGTCAGGCAGGGGAAGGATTGCCGAGCCAGAGAACAGAA CTGACGAACCCGAACGTCCTGCCGTTTCGCCAGCAGACGGCAAACAGGTCAACAGAGGGCTCAGTGTCTCTGAAGGACCTCTGACGACGAAAGCTCACGGGAACTTGTCCTCCGCAC GGGATGATAACAAAAATTCTACCGATGCAACGCCTGCCGAAAAGATCATAGAGACGGCGCACGGGGCGAGCTCAGTTAATCTCACAGCTACATTTAATGGTTCCGGAGACCCCCTGCCAACCACGAGGCCCCCTGCAGCTCTTCTCGGCAAGGGCGATACAGAGGACAATCGCCAGGCTACTTTGACGACATCGGCGATAAACGTCACAGAGCCGGTGCATAAGTCGAGGTCTGCTAATACTACCGAAGACCGCCCGGTGGCTATGGTATCCGTTGCAATGACCGACATAG GTACCGGCATCGCTGTAGATCTATCGCCAACAGCTACCCCGGTGAAGAGTGAAGAAGCCAACCCAGACGAAAAAAAATTGACCAGACAAGCCGCCAAGGATGTGACGAGTGCGTCAGAAATACTACCAGCGCGCACCGTATTCCACACAGATGGTAGCCCAATCATTGCAGAAGCTGCAATGAGTACTG GTCTATAA